GCGATACCGATGAAGGCGACCTTGGCCGTCACCTCGCTCGCCCTTGTATCGAGCCGGTAGGCAAGCGGGGCGTTGGCGAGCAACAGCGCCGCGGCGAACATCAGCGATACAAGTCGGCTCAGTCGCATCGATTGCAAACTCCGGCCCCGTCCGGACCCGTGATGTGCGCAAGCGGCGATCGGGTCAAAGGCTTTCCGCAGGCCCGGTCGGATCGACGGCCGTCGGCGGCTCCATGAATACGTCCGCGCCCGGCCCCAGGGGCAAGTCGAACACCACCCAGCCGATCGTCATGGCAACGCCGGCGATCATCAGGCCGATGGAGAACGGCAGCATGGTCGCGGCGAGGCTTCCGAGGCCGAAATTGCGGTCCCAGCGCTGGGCGAAGATGAGGATCAGCGGGAAGAAGGTCATCAGCGGGGTTATGATGTTCGTCGCGCTGTCGCCGACGCGATAGGCCGCGGTCGCCATTTCGGGCGTGATGCCCAGCAGCATCAGCATGGGGACCAGCACCGGGCCGAGCAGCGCCCACTTGGCGCTCGCGGAGCCGACGAACAGGTTGATGAAGCTCGACACCAGGATGATGGCGGCGAGCAGCGCCCAGGCAGGCAGTCCCGAAGAGCCGAGGAAATCTGCGCCGCCGACCGCGAGGATCAGGCCGAGGTTCGACCACGCGAACATCGCCACGAAATGCGCGATCGCGAAAGCCAGGACGAGGTAATAGGCCATGTCCTCCATCGACCCGGTCAGCATCTTCACCAGGTCGCGGTGGTTCGCGATCTTGCCCGCAGCCTTGCCGTAGGCCCAGCCTGCAGCGAGAAACATGATGAAGAAGAAGGCGACGAGGCTCTGGTAGAAGGGCAGCAGGCGGCCCTCGGGCGCGGCCTCCTGGTCGATCAGCGGCGTGCCCGGTCCGAACACGAAGATCGCCCAGGCTGCGCAGACCGCCAGCACGGCGAGACCCGCCCAGCGCAGACCCTTGCTCTCGCCTTCGGTCAGCGGCCGGTCCTCCTGCGGGGTGGCGAGCTTCTCGTCGGCGTATTGCGGGTCCCAGGTGCCGAGCCGCGGTTCGATGATGCGGTCGTTGACGAACCAGATCACCGGCAGGAAGATGAAGGTCATCCCCGCGATGAAATACCAGTTGCCCGCGATGTTGGCGGTGTAGTCGCCAAAGACGGTCTCGACCGATGCTTCGGTGATGCCGAACAGCAGCGCGTCGAGCTGGCCGGGGATGAGATTGGCCGAAAAGCCGCCCGATACGCCCGCGAAGCCGGCTGCGATCCCGGCGATCGGGTGGCGACCTGCGGCGTGGAAGATGATGCCGGACAGCGGGATCAGCACGACGTAGCCCGCATCGGCGGCGTGATTGCCCATCATGCCGACGAACACGACCAGCGGCGTCAGCAGCTTCTTGGGCGCGTTGCGCAGGCCGGCGCGCATCGCGGTGCCGAACAGGCCGGCGCGTTCTGCGACGCCTGCACCCAGCATCACGACGAGGACGTAGCCGAGCGGATGGAAATGGGTGAAGGTCGCCGGCATCTCGACCCACAGCTTGCGGATGTTCTCGGCCGACAGGAGGCTCTGCGCGGCGATCACGCGCGGCG
This sequence is a window from Qipengyuania oceanensis. Protein-coding genes within it:
- a CDS encoding AbgT family transporter, yielding MAETAAPAEQSRGFLGVIERAGNRLPDPVFLFFYLILALVAISVLASLIGLDAVHPAEVDPETGAPRVIAAQSLLSAENIRKLWVEMPATFTHFHPLGYVLVVMLGAGVAERAGLFGTAMRAGLRNAPKKLLTPLVVFVGMMGNHAADAGYVVLIPLSGIIFHAAGRHPIAGIAAGFAGVSGGFSANLIPGQLDALLFGITEASVETVFGDYTANIAGNWYFIAGMTFIFLPVIWFVNDRIIEPRLGTWDPQYADEKLATPQEDRPLTEGESKGLRWAGLAVLAVCAAWAIFVFGPGTPLIDQEAAPEGRLLPFYQSLVAFFFIMFLAAGWAYGKAAGKIANHRDLVKMLTGSMEDMAYYLVLAFAIAHFVAMFAWSNLGLILAVGGADFLGSSGLPAWALLAAIILVSSFINLFVGSASAKWALLGPVLVPMLMLLGITPEMATAAYRVGDSATNIITPLMTFFPLILIFAQRWDRNFGLGSLAATMLPFSIGLMIAGVAMTIGWVVFDLPLGPGADVFMEPPTAVDPTGPAESL